From Thalassotalea psychrophila:
TTACCAGCCATTGGTGAAAGCAAAACTGAAGTTAAAGCGTTAAGCGACTTAAAAGCGGTTGCTAGCCTTAACGTAGTAAATCAATCAAACATTGGTTTAGGGTATTACCCAACGCATACTCCGGGCGTAATTTTGCGCAACGTGCTTGAAAACCCAGGTTGGTACACGGCTTATACGCCATACCAGCCAGAAATTGCTCAAGGCCGTTTAGAGTCGTTATTAAACTACCAACAAATGTGTTTAGACTTAACCGGTTTAGACTTAGCATCGGCATCACTTCTTGATGAAGGTACCGCAGCAGCTGAAGCTATGGCTTTAGCAAAACGTGTATCTAAAAACAAAAAATCAAACTTGTTCTTTATTGCTGATAGCGTTTTTCCACAAACTATTGACGTTGTTAAGCAACGTGCAGACATGTTTGGTTTTGATCTTGTTTTTGGCCCAGCCGAAGATGTGGTTAACCACAATGTATTTGGTGCGTTATTACAATACCCAACAGCATCGGGTGAAGTGTCTGACATTACCCCGCTTATTGAAGCGGTTCATGCGAACAAAGGTATTGTTGCAGTAGCTGCCGATATTATGAGTTTAGTGTTACTTAAAGCGCCAGGCGAGTTAGGCGCTGACGTAGTAATTGGTTCAAGCCAACGTTTTGGTGTACCAATGGGTTACGGCGGACCACATGCTGCGTTTTTCACTACTTCTGATAAGTACAAACGTTCATTACCGGGTCGTATTATTGGTGTATCTAAAGATACTCGCGGGAAAGATGCGCTGCGTATGGCAATGCAAACTCGTGAGCAACATATTCGCCGCGAAAAAGCCAACTCAAACATTTGTACCGCACAAGTATTATTAGCCAATATGGCAGCGTTTTACGCGGTTTATCATGGGCCTAAAGGTTTAAAAGTAATTGCACAGCGTATGCACCGTTTTGCTGATATTTTATGTTTAGGTACAGCGCAACAAGGCTTAACCGCAATTCATCAAAATTACTTTGATACGTTAACGTTTGCTGTCGACAACAAAGAAGAAATTGTTGCTCGTGCTTTAGCAAACGGCGTTAACTTGCGTGTTGATGTAGACGGTCAAGTTGGTGTTGCTCTAGATGAAACAACAACTCGTGAAAATTTAATCACATTATTTGATGTGTTACTTGGTGAAGGCCATGGTTTAGATGTTGCAGAATTAGATGCCGCTATCGTGTCATGTGGTCATTCTTCAATTCCTGCTGCACTTGTACGTGAGTCTGCTATTTTAACTCATCCAGTATTTAACTCGTACCACTCAGAAACTGAGATGTTACGTTACATCAAAAAACTGGAAAACAAAGATTTAGCGCTTAACCATTCAATGATTTCATTAGGTTCATGTACGATGAAACTTAATGCGACTGCGCAGATGATCCCAGTATCATGGCCTGAATTTGCTAATATGCACCCGTTTGCACCAATCGATCAAGCGCAAGGTTACAAGCATATGATTGATGAGTTAGGTGATTGGTTAGTTGAACTTACCGGTTACGATAACATCTCTATGCAACCAAACTCGGGTGCTCAAGGTGAGTATGCAGGTTTGATCGCTATTCACAAATACCATGAAAGCCGCGGCGACAGCCATCGTAACATTTGTTTAATCCCATCATCTGCGCACGGTACTAACCCTGCCTCTGCACAAATGGTTGGCATGAAAATCGTAGTTACCGCCTGTGATAAAGACGGTAACGTTGATATGGCTGATTTAAAAGCAAAAGCCGAAGAGTATTCTGAAAACCTTGCTTGTATCATGATCACCTATCCATCTACGCACGGTATATACGAAACAACAATCAAAGAGATTTGTGAAATCATTCACGCTAATGGCGGTCAAGTGTACCTTGATGGCGCTAACATGAATGCTCAGGTTGGTATTACTTCTCCTGGTTTTATTGGTGCAGATGTTTCGCACTTAAACTTACACAAAACCTTTGCTATTCCACACGGTGGCGGTGGCCCAGGTATGGGACCAATTGGTGTTAAAGCTCACCTTGCGCCATTCTTACCTGATCACGCAATAGTTACTGTTAATGAATCAAATAAAGGCAACGGCGCGGTATCGGCGGCACCATTTGGCTCTGCAGGTATTTTATGTATTTCTTATATGTACGTTGCCATGCTGGGCAAACAAGGTGTAACCGATTCAACTAAATACGCAATTACCAACGCAAACTACCTCGCGCACAAGTTAAGCGAACATTTCCCTATTTTATATACGGGCAACAACGGCCGCGTAGCACATGAGTGTATTGTTGATTTACGTCCACTTAAAGAAGCTTCAGGCATTACTGAAATGGATGTGGCAAAACGTTTAATGGACTACGGTTTCCATGCGCCAACAATGTCATTCCCAGTAGCGGGTACATTAATGATTGAGCCAACTGAGTCGGAAGCGAAAGTTGAACTTGACCGTTTTGTTGAAGCAATGGCGAGTATTCGCAACGAGATTGCCAAAGTTGAAAATGGTGAATGGACCCTTGAAGATAATCCTCTTCATAATGCTCCACACACATTAGCAGACATTACTGATGCATCTTGGGAACGTGGCTATTCTATCCAAGAAGCAGTATTCCCTGTTGCAGCAGCAGCGGCGAATAAGTTCTGGCCAACGGTTAATCGTATCGATGACGTATTCGGCGACCGTAACTTAATTTGTTCTTGTCCTGCAGTTTCGACTTACGAAGACTAGTATTTAATGATGAGTTGTAATTAAGTTTGTAACTCAGATTTGACTAAAAGGTGAGCTAAATGCTCACCTTTTTTGTATCTCCTAATCTTTAAAAACTAGCAAACAATGCAATTTTTTGAAAATAATTGAAATAATACGTTCGAATAGGCCCATTTAAACGACAACACCACTAAATTTTGGCATTTTTCATATCAAAACCAACTAATTATTTAATTAAGGATTTATATGAAAGTTTTTGAATGGGATGGCAATCGTAGGAACCTATTACCTTTTCTTTGGATTTATCTAACAGCGAATTATATCTATTGCGATGTGTTTACTTTACATCTTGCCAAATATTTAGAGGCATTTTTATCTGGTGATGTAGGTGGCATGAAGATCACAGAAGAATTTTTATTAGTATTTGCCGTAATAATGCAAATTCCTGTGATCATGATTGTTTTGTCTAAGTTCTTAACGTTCAAACTAAACAAATATTTTAATATTGTTGCGGGTATCATTACTACGTCCATACAAGCCTTTACGGTGACAATGGGCGGCACACTTCACTATATGTTCTTTAGTTTTTTTGAGATTTTTACCGGCTTATTCATTATTTATTTAGCAGTCACTTGGAAACAAGAAAAAGTGGAAATTTAACTTTAACATCAACTGTTCAGTAAAAGTGTTTGATCTTTTTGTAGAATATAAATCGACTTTTTGACGATATGTGGATTCAGGTACAGTTTAACTTTATAATTACAGGACGTTATAAAAATTCTTATCTTTGGTAATCAAATGGTCAACCTTTTTCCCACAGTTATATACTCCTGCATGATGGGAATGACAACAATCGCTTTATTAGAGGTTTTTAATAGGCCAAAGGAAAGACAAAATGTTTTCCTTAAAGGTTTGCTTTTGTTATTGCTGATACATTTGGCAGGTGAGCTTTTTATATATTCAGGCGCATATGTTTATGCGCCAGCACTAGCTGGTGCACAATTTCCATTCAGAGTTTTGCTTGGGCCAGCCCTCTACTTTTATGCGCATGCAACTATGTCACCAGACAAAGCAATAGATAAACGGTTGTGGGCATTGGCAATATCTGGACCTATTTTAGTTGTGCTGGTAATGGTTCCTTTTATTTTTATGATTAGCCCAGCAGAGAAACTGGCTTTAGCTAACCCCGTTACAAGAGACCCTGAGCTTTGGAAAATAGCCGTATTTACTTGTTTATCCGCGACCTTTGTATTTATCTTTTTCACTGTTTTATTCTTAGTAATGGCCTTAAAGCTCCACAACTCACACCGTCAACAACTTATGGAACGCTTTTCTGAAATTGAGCAACGTTCATTAGGTTGGTTTAGAACTGTACTGCTAATTTGGGGAGCTGTATGGTTAATGTATGCTATTGAATTTTCTCTAAGTGCGTTGGGCTGGTTTTGGTTTGGCTCAGGCAAATTACTGCCAATTTTAGAGGTTTTTGCGCTGGCTATTTTTATCCAGAAGGCATTAAACCAAAAAATTCTTAATCAATCAGATAAAGGCATACCTCGTGCCAGCCAGACTAGAACCGCTTTACTTAGTTCTGAAAGAATGCAATTGATTGCATCAAAACTGGAACGGACTATGATCGATGACAAGTTGTTTTTGCAAGATAACTTATCGCTAAACAAGCTATCTGAATCTATCTCTGAAACTGAAAACCACATTTCAGAAACGCTCTCTCAATTTTTACAGACCAAATTTTTCCAATTTGTTAATGGCTTTCGAGTTGAAGAAGCGAAAAAAGCTTTACAGGATAGAGACAAATTAATCACTAGTATTGCCTATGACGTTGGTTTTAATTCTAAATCGACATTCAATACCGCGTTTAAAAAAATAGTTGGTTATAGTCCATCAGCATATCGAAATTTACTACTCGAAAATAAGCAGTAAACACTTTGAACTAATACGTTCTTGTGGGGCTATTTACAAGACAAATCCCTAGGTATCTTAACTGGGTAGTTTAAATAACAAACAGTAAAGGCGAGCCATACAGAAATGTGTGTCTCGCCTTTTTTATGGAACGACTTCTATTTCTCTTTGGCCGTATAGAGTAATAGATTTTATCTAATATTTAAGCCTAAATATTTTGTTTAGGCGCTATCAGGTTTCACCTTTATTTCACATCAAGACTAATATCATAAAGTTTTAATATCTCCAGAGGTAAAATATGAAGAAGAGTTGCTTATTACTGTTCTGCTTTGGTGCTGCGTTTTACGTCACCGCAGCAGAAAATACTACCAAGGAATTAATAGTGCTCAAGGATACTGTGAATCGCGCTATTATAAAATTTGAGCATACGGAAAGAGAGCTGTGGTCTTATACAATTTCTCGCTATGAAGACGAAGAGGGTGACATAACAAGCAGTATTGAACAATATTCACCACAAGCAAGTCAACCATGGCTGCTTAAACAAATTAATGGCCAACAACCGACAAAAAAACAAATTGAGAAGTTTGCGATAAATAAAAATAAACAAGAACAAGAGGGCAATATCCAACTCAAATTACGCAAGCTAATTGATCTTGAAAGCCTGTCTTTAGTATCTACCGACGATAAAAATATTGTTGTGGGGTTTAACGTTTACTTAAAGAAACTGGGAGAAGATGCGGCTGGTAAACTTCAGGGAGAGTTAACCTATCAAAAAGAAGCACAATTTATTGAAAAAATATCTATATGGAACAGCGCAGAATTTTCTCCCATGTTTACTGCCAACATTACCGACTTAGCGATAACGTTTACTTTTACCAATATTGATGGAGCAGTACTAACCAAGCAAACTGAAATGAAGATGAAAGGAAGCTTTGCTTACTTCACCGAAATTAACGAAACCTCTCAGGATGTTTTTTCAGAACATCAATATCAAGGTAAGACAGTAAATTCAACACAATAGAAAGATGAATTTGTGTCTAAAAAGGTAAAGCTGAATATACGTTTAAAAGCCAATCAATTGATTGGCTTTTAACGAGTTATTATTTCAACGTGATAGAAATTTTAGTTCCTTGCTCACTTGAAAACGTTAACAACCATCCCTGATGTTCACATAAACGTTTTACAATGGATAAACCGAAACCGTACCCCGTGCTTTGGCTACCTTTAACTGCTGGGTCGGTTACTTTATCTGAAATGCTTGCTTCAATACCAGGACCTGTATCAGTAACAATAAGTGTTTTATTTTGCATCTCAATGGTAACTCGGCCTTGTTGAGTATATTGAAAAGCATTACCAATTAAATTATCTAATAATACCGTTAACATACCTGACTGCGCATAGACCTCTACATCACAATTGTCGTTTACTTCAACTTGGATTGGTTTGTTATTAATGAGGTGATTCTGGTCAATAATAGATTGTTCAATTAATGGCAGCATTTTTATATTGTTTTTGTCTGCCTCAGTATGCTCTCCCCTTGCTAGGGTTAGCAGTGTGGTAACTGTTTGCTCCATTTGTGTACTTGCTTGAGATATGCGATCGATAATGGGCTTATTTTCATCTGCCGTTTGTTGATTACGGTACACTTCTACGGCATTTTTAATAATAGCGACAGGGGTTCTTAGTTCATGACTGACGTCACGAGTAAAGCATTTCTCTCTAAGTAAACTTTGGTTAATTCTCGCCATGGTGCTTTCTAAAGTTTGCGCTAAAATTCCTATTTCATTATTTGGAAATTGTTTAGCAAACTTATCTGGAATATTTTCAGGAGCAACGCCATTAACTAAATCGGCAAGCTGCTTTAATGGTACCGCGGTTTTTCTACCCAGCTGCCACGCGATTATAAAGGCGAGTAACACTAATATTAAGCCTGAAATTATCATTACTTTTAGTATGTTTTCAGTGATAGGGCGAACTAACAACATTTCACTGACTTCTGCGACAAGGTAAATGTTTTCTGATTTTGGTAGAGCTAATAAATGGTAATGACGACCGTTTTTTCCTGAAAATTCTTTTCTGTTTGGTTCGTCAATATATCGCTGCTTGATATCATCAGGTAAGGTG
This genomic window contains:
- the gcvP gene encoding aminomethyl-transferring glycine dehydrogenase; this encodes MSTQTLSQLEQTQDFIRRHIGPNSEQTKAMLNDIGADSVDALIDEIVPANIRLTELPAIGESKTEVKALSDLKAVASLNVVNQSNIGLGYYPTHTPGVILRNVLENPGWYTAYTPYQPEIAQGRLESLLNYQQMCLDLTGLDLASASLLDEGTAAAEAMALAKRVSKNKKSNLFFIADSVFPQTIDVVKQRADMFGFDLVFGPAEDVVNHNVFGALLQYPTASGEVSDITPLIEAVHANKGIVAVAADIMSLVLLKAPGELGADVVIGSSQRFGVPMGYGGPHAAFFTTSDKYKRSLPGRIIGVSKDTRGKDALRMAMQTREQHIRREKANSNICTAQVLLANMAAFYAVYHGPKGLKVIAQRMHRFADILCLGTAQQGLTAIHQNYFDTLTFAVDNKEEIVARALANGVNLRVDVDGQVGVALDETTTRENLITLFDVLLGEGHGLDVAELDAAIVSCGHSSIPAALVRESAILTHPVFNSYHSETEMLRYIKKLENKDLALNHSMISLGSCTMKLNATAQMIPVSWPEFANMHPFAPIDQAQGYKHMIDELGDWLVELTGYDNISMQPNSGAQGEYAGLIAIHKYHESRGDSHRNICLIPSSAHGTNPASAQMVGMKIVVTACDKDGNVDMADLKAKAEEYSENLACIMITYPSTHGIYETTIKEICEIIHANGGQVYLDGANMNAQVGITSPGFIGADVSHLNLHKTFAIPHGGGGPGMGPIGVKAHLAPFLPDHAIVTVNESNKGNGAVSAAPFGSAGILCISYMYVAMLGKQGVTDSTKYAITNANYLAHKLSEHFPILYTGNNGRVAHECIVDLRPLKEASGITEMDVAKRLMDYGFHAPTMSFPVAGTLMIEPTESEAKVELDRFVEAMASIRNEIAKVENGEWTLEDNPLHNAPHTLADITDASWERGYSIQEAVFPVAAAAANKFWPTVNRIDDVFGDRNLICSCPAVSTYED
- a CDS encoding DUF6326 family protein — protein: MKVFEWDGNRRNLLPFLWIYLTANYIYCDVFTLHLAKYLEAFLSGDVGGMKITEEFLLVFAVIMQIPVIMIVLSKFLTFKLNKYFNIVAGIITTSIQAFTVTMGGTLHYMFFSFFEIFTGLFIIYLAVTWKQEKVEI
- a CDS encoding helix-turn-helix domain-containing protein, with protein sequence MTTIALLEVFNRPKERQNVFLKGLLLLLLIHLAGELFIYSGAYVYAPALAGAQFPFRVLLGPALYFYAHATMSPDKAIDKRLWALAISGPILVVLVMVPFIFMISPAEKLALANPVTRDPELWKIAVFTCLSATFVFIFFTVLFLVMALKLHNSHRQQLMERFSEIEQRSLGWFRTVLLIWGAVWLMYAIEFSLSALGWFWFGSGKLLPILEVFALAIFIQKALNQKILNQSDKGIPRASQTRTALLSSERMQLIASKLERTMIDDKLFLQDNLSLNKLSESISETENHISETLSQFLQTKFFQFVNGFRVEEAKKALQDRDKLITSIAYDVGFNSKSTFNTAFKKIVGYSPSAYRNLLLENKQ
- a CDS encoding sensor histidine kinase, with product MTNSDVKKQKPSIKFHSLSRKIVSQFCLFTLLISTVWGMLCFTLMYIIEDDFIEREIRLEAQYLQQDYEKNQQWSSPRVSYMALYFSKNTLPDDIKQRYIDEPNRKEFSGKNGRHYHLLALPKSENIYLVAEVSEMLLVRPITENILKVMIISGLILVLLAFIIAWQLGRKTAVPLKQLADLVNGVAPENIPDKFAKQFPNNEIGILAQTLESTMARINQSLLREKCFTRDVSHELRTPVAIIKNAVEVYRNQQTADENKPIIDRISQASTQMEQTVTTLLTLARGEHTEADKNNIKMLPLIEQSIIDQNHLINNKPIQVEVNDNCDVEVYAQSGMLTVLLDNLIGNAFQYTQQGRVTIEMQNKTLIVTDTGPGIEASISDKVTDPAVKGSQSTGYGFGLSIVKRLCEHQGWLLTFSSEQGTKISITLK